The following are encoded together in the Nocardioides okcheonensis genome:
- a CDS encoding NAD(P)H-dependent glycerol-3-phosphate dehydrogenase, whose translation MTKIAVFSAGSWGTAFSLVLADAGNEVVLWGRRDDVVDAINTRRENTDYLPGIELPPSVSASTDPEQVAADADVVVLTVPSQTLRENLTAWAPVLPEKATIVSLMKGVELGTLMRMSEVIHEVTDADPRRIAVVSGPNLAREIARREPAASVVACADEERAKQLQAITHGPSFRPYTSLDVLGCEIGGAYKNVVGLAVGMAVGLGFGDNTTASVITRGLAETARLATAQGANPLTLMGLAGLGDLVATCSSPLSRNRTFGERLGQGMTTEEIYASTRQVAEGAKSCKSLLALAEREGVDAPIAHHVDAVVDGRMTAQDMMSSFIARDTKPELH comes from the coding sequence ATGACCAAGATCGCCGTGTTCAGTGCCGGGTCGTGGGGCACCGCGTTCTCGCTGGTGCTCGCCGACGCCGGCAACGAGGTGGTGCTGTGGGGTCGCCGCGACGACGTCGTCGACGCCATCAACACGCGCCGCGAGAACACCGACTACCTCCCGGGCATCGAGCTGCCGCCGTCGGTCAGCGCGTCGACCGACCCCGAGCAGGTCGCCGCCGACGCCGACGTCGTGGTGCTGACCGTCCCGTCCCAGACGCTGCGGGAGAACCTCACCGCGTGGGCGCCCGTCCTGCCGGAGAAGGCGACCATCGTGTCGCTGATGAAGGGCGTCGAGCTCGGCACCCTGATGCGGATGAGCGAGGTGATCCACGAGGTCACCGATGCCGACCCCCGTCGGATCGCCGTCGTCAGCGGCCCGAACCTCGCCCGCGAGATCGCCCGACGGGAGCCGGCCGCCTCGGTGGTGGCGTGCGCGGACGAGGAGCGCGCCAAGCAGCTCCAGGCGATCACCCACGGCCCGTCGTTCCGTCCCTACACGTCGCTCGACGTGCTGGGCTGCGAGATCGGCGGCGCCTACAAGAACGTCGTCGGCCTCGCCGTCGGCATGGCCGTCGGGCTGGGCTTCGGCGACAACACCACCGCGTCGGTCATCACCCGCGGCCTCGCCGAGACCGCCAGGCTCGCGACCGCCCAGGGCGCGAACCCGCTGACCCTCATGGGTCTCGCCGGCCTCGGCGACCTGGTCGCCACCTGCTCCTCGCCGCTCTCGCGCAACCGCACCTTCGGCGAGCGGCTCGGCCAGGGCATGACGACCGAGGAGATCTACGCCAGCACGCGGCAGGTGGCCGAGGGCGCGAAGTCCTGCAAGTCGCTGCTCGCGCTCGCCGAACGCGAGGGTGTCGACGCCCCGATCGCCCACCACGTCGACGCCGTCGTCGACGGCCGGATGACGGCGCAGGACATGATGAGCTCGTTCATCGCCCGCGACACCAAGCCCGAGCTGCACTGA
- a CDS encoding ATP-dependent DNA helicase RecG, giving the protein MVAITPDSPVAAVFGNHHKKRKLAEEGLGLHTVGDLLRHFPRRYVEATELSEVATPAVGDQLTIVGEVRSCSSAPFTAGNRRQWRTTIRLRTDGPDFSVTLFSPYQALAERHEGEFRSGSRAIFTGKAKLFRESWQLEQAHGFALDGEEGVMLSKLIPVYPLTAKLYTWDLQKVVSVALDLVSGVPDVFTPELRERFDLLGIMQALRWIHAPDEWGQLGAAQKRFRFEEALVLQLVLARRRAAHRAQGAQSRPARDGGILDAFDARLPFELTDGQRQVGAEVAAGLALDHPMNRLLQGEVGSGKTLVALRAMLQVVDAGGQAALLAPTEVLAQQHHRSISAMLGDLAQGGMLGGAPEATGVVLLTGSMGKAARQEAMLRIVTGEAGIVIGTHALLEDRVEFADLGLVVVDEQHRFGVEQRAALTDKAGSPPHVLVMTATPIPRTVAMTVFGDLETSVLTELPAGRAPIQTSVVPLADQPAWIDRVWQRAREEVEKGHQVYVVCPRISGDAGEEGERDQVDLDEDGKEVPPKRALAAVEEVHAELSSGPLAGLRTAVLHGRLAPDDKDRTMRAFAAGDIDVLVSTTVIEVGVDVPNATTMVLLDADRFGVSQLHQLRGRVGRGGLPGLCLLVSHAEIGTPARERLDAVAATTDGFELSRVDLEQRREGDVLGASQSGFRSGLVSLRVLRDEKTIERAREAAEALLSEDPGLGKAPDLAAAVAEVERSAASGFMEKG; this is encoded by the coding sequence ATGGTCGCGATCACCCCGGACAGCCCGGTCGCCGCTGTCTTCGGCAACCACCACAAGAAGCGCAAGCTCGCCGAGGAGGGCCTCGGGCTGCACACGGTCGGCGACCTGCTGCGCCACTTCCCGCGCCGCTACGTCGAGGCCACCGAGCTGTCCGAGGTCGCGACGCCGGCGGTCGGCGACCAGCTGACCATCGTGGGGGAGGTGCGGTCGTGCTCGAGCGCACCGTTCACCGCCGGCAACCGCCGCCAGTGGCGCACGACCATCCGGCTGCGCACCGACGGCCCTGACTTCTCGGTGACGCTCTTCAGCCCCTACCAGGCCCTCGCCGAGCGGCACGAGGGCGAGTTCCGCTCCGGCAGCCGCGCGATCTTCACCGGCAAGGCCAAGCTGTTCCGGGAGAGCTGGCAGCTCGAGCAGGCCCACGGCTTCGCCCTCGACGGCGAGGAGGGCGTGATGCTGAGCAAGCTCATCCCGGTCTACCCGCTCACCGCCAAGCTCTACACCTGGGACCTGCAGAAGGTCGTCTCCGTCGCCCTCGACCTGGTGAGCGGCGTCCCCGACGTCTTCACCCCCGAGCTGCGCGAGCGCTTCGACCTGCTGGGGATCATGCAGGCGCTGCGCTGGATCCACGCGCCCGACGAGTGGGGGCAGCTCGGCGCGGCGCAGAAGCGCTTCCGCTTCGAGGAGGCGCTGGTGCTGCAGCTGGTGCTCGCCCGCCGTCGCGCCGCCCACCGCGCCCAGGGCGCGCAGTCGCGGCCCGCCCGCGACGGCGGCATCCTCGATGCCTTCGACGCGCGGCTGCCCTTCGAGCTCACCGACGGGCAGCGTCAGGTCGGCGCAGAGGTGGCGGCCGGGCTCGCGCTGGACCACCCGATGAACCGGCTGCTGCAGGGAGAGGTCGGCTCCGGCAAGACGCTGGTCGCCCTGCGCGCCATGCTCCAGGTCGTCGACGCCGGCGGGCAGGCCGCGCTGCTCGCCCCGACCGAGGTGCTCGCCCAGCAGCACCACCGCTCGATCAGCGCGATGCTCGGTGACCTCGCGCAGGGCGGGATGCTCGGCGGCGCGCCGGAGGCGACGGGCGTCGTGCTGCTCACCGGCTCGATGGGCAAGGCCGCCCGGCAGGAGGCGATGCTGCGCATCGTCACCGGCGAGGCCGGGATCGTGATCGGCACCCACGCCCTGCTCGAGGACCGCGTCGAGTTCGCCGACCTCGGCCTCGTCGTCGTCGACGAGCAGCACCGCTTCGGCGTCGAGCAGCGCGCCGCGCTCACCGACAAGGCCGGGTCGCCCCCGCACGTCCTCGTGATGACCGCGACACCGATCCCGCGCACCGTCGCCATGACCGTCTTCGGCGACCTCGAGACCTCCGTCCTCACCGAGCTCCCCGCCGGCCGCGCCCCGATCCAGACCTCCGTCGTGCCGCTGGCCGACCAGCCGGCCTGGATCGACCGGGTGTGGCAGCGCGCCCGCGAGGAGGTGGAGAAGGGTCACCAGGTCTACGTCGTGTGCCCCCGCATCTCCGGCGACGCGGGGGAGGAGGGCGAGCGCGACCAGGTCGACCTCGACGAGGACGGCAAGGAGGTGCCGCCGAAGCGGGCGCTCGCCGCGGTCGAGGAGGTGCACGCCGAGCTGTCGTCCGGGCCGCTCGCCGGGCTGCGCACCGCGGTCCTGCACGGTCGGCTGGCGCCCGACGACAAGGACCGCACGATGCGGGCCTTCGCGGCGGGCGACATCGACGTGCTGGTCTCCACCACCGTGATCGAGGTCGGCGTCGACGTGCCCAACGCGACCACGATGGTGCTCCTCGACGCCGACCGGTTCGGTGTGTCCCAGCTCCACCAGCTCCGCGGCCGGGTCGGTCGTGGCGGCCTGCCCGGGCTGTGCCTGCTGGTCTCGCACGCCGAGATCGGCACGCCCGCCCGTGAGCGGCTCGACGCGGTCGCCGCGACCACCGACGGCTTCGAGCTCAGCCGCGTCGACCTCGAGCAGCGCCGCGAGGGGGACGTCCTCGGAGCCAGCCAGTCCGGCTTCCGGTCGGGGCTGGTGTCGCTGCGCGTGCTGCGCGACGAGAAGACCATCGAGCGTGCCAGGGAGGCTGCGGAGGCACTACTCTCCGAGGACCCCGGCCTGGGGAAGGCGCCCGACCTGGCCGCGGCGGTCGCCGAGGTGGAACGATCCGCGGCATCGGGCTTCATGGAGAAGGGCTGA
- a CDS encoding trans-sulfuration enzyme family protein encodes MAADPTHGSSLRLSTLAVTAGRPEKTPDAPFNTPITMAATYVAGGDVEYGRYGNPTWTALEDALGALEGGRCLTFASGLAAVATVLDLVGADAKVVVPRHAYTGTIMQLADLEARGRLRAELVDVTDTEAMVAACADAALVWLESPTNPALEVADIPAITAAAHEAGAYVVVDNTFATPLLQRPLEDGVDLVVHSATKYLAGHSDVQMGAILTRDDDLYAVLKGRRDLVGAIPGPFEAWLTLRGLRTLHLRVERAQANAQELVRRLGEHPALSDVRYPGFGGIVSIVLAQGEMAADLLCRKTRLWVHATSLGGVESTLERRRRWKSEAATIPDGLVRLSVGIEDVEDLWDDLRTALDGCVG; translated from the coding sequence ATGGCTGCAGACCCGACGCACGGCTCGTCCCTCCGGCTCAGCACCCTCGCGGTGACCGCGGGGCGCCCGGAGAAGACCCCGGACGCGCCCTTCAACACGCCGATCACGATGGCCGCCACCTACGTCGCGGGCGGAGACGTCGAGTACGGGCGCTACGGCAACCCGACGTGGACGGCGCTGGAGGACGCGCTCGGCGCCCTCGAGGGCGGTCGGTGCCTCACCTTCGCCTCCGGTCTCGCGGCCGTGGCGACGGTGCTCGACCTGGTCGGCGCCGACGCCAAGGTCGTCGTCCCGCGGCACGCCTACACCGGCACGATCATGCAGCTCGCCGACCTCGAGGCCCGCGGTCGGCTGCGCGCCGAGCTGGTCGACGTCACCGACACCGAGGCGATGGTGGCGGCGTGCGCGGACGCGGCCCTGGTGTGGCTGGAGTCGCCGACCAACCCGGCGCTCGAGGTGGCCGACATCCCGGCGATCACCGCCGCGGCGCACGAGGCCGGGGCCTACGTCGTGGTCGACAACACCTTCGCCACTCCCCTGCTCCAGCGTCCGCTCGAGGACGGGGTCGACCTCGTCGTGCACTCCGCGACCAAGTACCTCGCCGGCCACTCCGACGTGCAGATGGGCGCGATCCTGACGCGCGACGACGACCTCTACGCCGTGCTGAAGGGCCGCCGCGACCTCGTCGGCGCGATCCCCGGTCCGTTCGAGGCGTGGCTGACCCTGCGCGGGCTGCGCACCCTGCACCTGCGCGTCGAGCGCGCGCAGGCCAACGCGCAGGAGCTCGTGCGCCGCCTGGGCGAGCACCCCGCGCTGTCCGACGTCCGCTACCCCGGCTTCGGCGGGATCGTCAGCATCGTGCTGGCGCAGGGCGAGATGGCCGCCGACCTGCTGTGCCGCAAGACCCGCCTGTGGGTCCACGCCACGTCCCTCGGCGGCGTCGAGTCGACCCTCGAGCGGCGCCGGCGCTGGAAGAGTGAGGCGGCCACCATCCCCGACGGCCTGGTCCGGCTCTCGGTCGGCATCGAGGACGTCGAGGACCTCTGGGACGACCTGCGCACCGCGCTCGATGGCTGCGTCGGCTGA
- a CDS encoding DUF3515 domain-containing protein, producing the protein MARGVVASVAACLLLAACSAGDPDVGSHDLSAADRDACEALVADLPDTLAGEDRRDVEPADALGAAWGDPAYVLTCGVPEPDDYEPTAECSIVKGVGWYIPADQQSDPEEDATTVALSRSPFVALQVPAERRLAGIDRALAELGPLLREHLGEGLDCL; encoded by the coding sequence ATGGCCCGGGGCGTCGTCGCGTCCGTGGCCGCCTGCCTGCTGCTGGCTGCCTGCTCGGCCGGCGACCCCGACGTGGGGAGCCACGACCTCTCGGCGGCCGACCGCGACGCCTGCGAGGCGCTGGTGGCCGACCTCCCGGACACGCTCGCCGGCGAGGACCGCCGCGACGTCGAGCCGGCCGACGCCCTCGGCGCCGCGTGGGGCGACCCCGCGTACGTCCTGACCTGCGGCGTGCCCGAGCCCGACGACTACGAGCCGACGGCCGAGTGCAGCATCGTCAAGGGCGTGGGCTGGTACATCCCCGCGGACCAGCAGTCCGACCCCGAGGAGGACGCGACCACGGTCGCGCTGAGCCGCTCGCCGTTCGTCGCCCTGCAGGTGCCGGCCGAGCGCAGACTTGCCGGCATCGACCGCGCGCTCGCCGAGCTCGGCCCGCTGCTGCGCGAGCACCTCGGCGAGGGCCTCGACTGCCTCTAG
- the rpmB gene encoding 50S ribosomal protein L28 encodes MAAVCDICAKKPGFGNNRPWSRKITKRRFNPNIQRVRATVNGTPKRLNVCTGCLKAGKVSR; translated from the coding sequence GTGGCTGCCGTCTGCGACATCTGCGCCAAGAAGCCGGGCTTCGGAAACAACCGTCCCTGGTCGCGCAAGATCACGAAGCGTCGCTTCAACCCCAACATCCAGCGCGTCCGGGCGACCGTGAACGGCACGCCCAAGCGCCTCAACGTCTGCACCGGCTGCCTCAAGGCCGGCAAGGTCTCCCGCTGA
- a CDS encoding thiamine-phosphate kinase gives MATTPEATLGDTGEFGLISQLVELFDGDEHVLVGPGDDAAVLRIRHGHVVVSTDLMVEGRHFRRDWADAVDVGHRAAAQNLSDINAMGGTARHLTIGLAAPADLPVAWALDLARGFAEECAKVGATVVGGDVTRADQVVIAVTVIGQCTQAPVLRSGARPGDVLALTGRQGWAAGGLAVLGRGFRSPRALVEAYRRPEPPYAAGREAAEAGATSLIDVSDGLLAEAGHLADASRVAIDVRTSAFEVPEPLLAVGAALGADPMQFILSGGDDHALLATFPDAASVPAGWQVVGEVREGEGVTVDGAAHDGPTGWTHF, from the coding sequence ATGGCGACGACACCGGAGGCAACGCTTGGCGACACGGGCGAGTTCGGCCTGATCTCCCAGCTCGTCGAGCTCTTCGACGGCGACGAGCACGTGCTCGTCGGACCCGGCGACGACGCCGCCGTGCTGCGGATCAGGCACGGGCACGTGGTGGTGTCCACCGACCTGATGGTCGAGGGCCGCCACTTCCGTCGCGACTGGGCCGACGCGGTCGACGTCGGGCACCGCGCGGCCGCCCAGAACCTCTCCGACATCAACGCCATGGGCGGCACCGCGCGCCACCTCACCATCGGCCTCGCCGCCCCGGCCGACCTCCCGGTCGCGTGGGCGCTCGACCTCGCCCGCGGCTTCGCCGAGGAGTGCGCGAAGGTCGGGGCGACGGTCGTCGGGGGAGACGTCACCCGCGCCGACCAGGTCGTCATCGCGGTCACCGTCATCGGCCAGTGCACGCAGGCGCCGGTGCTGCGCTCCGGCGCCCGGCCCGGCGACGTGCTGGCGCTCACCGGGCGCCAGGGCTGGGCCGCCGGGGGTCTCGCGGTGCTCGGTCGGGGCTTCCGGTCGCCGCGGGCGCTGGTCGAGGCCTACCGCCGCCCCGAGCCGCCCTACGCCGCGGGGCGCGAGGCCGCCGAGGCCGGGGCCACCTCGCTCATCGACGTCTCCGACGGCCTCCTCGCGGAGGCCGGCCACCTCGCCGACGCGAGCCGGGTGGCGATCGACGTGCGCACCAGCGCCTTCGAGGTCCCCGAGCCGCTCCTGGCCGTGGGCGCGGCGCTCGGCGCCGACCCGATGCAGTTCATCCTGTCCGGCGGCGACGACCACGCCCTGCTCGCCACCTTCCCCGACGCGGCGAGCGTGCCGGCGGGCTGGCAGGTCGTGGGCGAGGTGCGCGAGGGCGAGGGCGTCACCGTCGACGGTGCGGCCCACGACGGCCCGACCGGGTGGACGCACTTCTGA
- the rsmD gene encoding 16S rRNA (guanine(966)-N(2))-methyltransferase RsmD: MTRIIGGTAGGRRLETPRGQTTRPTSDRVREALFSAIESRTGSLDGLRFLDLYAGSGAVGLEAWSRGAGVVTLVEQDRRTAALISRNAAALGFSRADVVAGAVAGVLQRPPTAPYDVVFLDPPYPLADAEVGADLTALIAHGWLVPGALVVVERAAKRSEVTWPDGIEADRTKRYGETALWYGHATSAP, from the coding sequence ATGACTCGCATCATCGGGGGAACGGCGGGGGGTCGCCGTCTGGAGACGCCGCGCGGCCAGACGACGCGTCCCACGAGCGACCGGGTGCGCGAGGCACTCTTCTCGGCGATCGAGTCACGCACCGGCTCCCTCGACGGGCTGCGCTTCCTCGACCTCTACGCCGGGTCGGGGGCGGTGGGCCTCGAGGCGTGGTCGCGCGGTGCCGGCGTGGTGACGCTGGTCGAGCAGGACCGCCGCACGGCGGCGCTCATCAGCCGCAACGCCGCCGCGCTCGGCTTCAGCCGGGCCGACGTGGTCGCGGGCGCGGTCGCGGGCGTGCTGCAGCGCCCGCCGACCGCGCCGTACGACGTGGTGTTCCTCGACCCGCCCTACCCCCTCGCCGACGCCGAGGTGGGCGCCGACCTGACCGCCCTGATCGCCCACGGCTGGCTGGTGCCGGGGGCGCTCGTGGTCGTCGAGCGGGCGGCCAAGCGCAGCGAGGTCACGTGGCCCGACGGCATCGAGGCCGACCGGACGAAGCGCTACGGCGAGACCGCCCTTTGGTACGGTCACGCCACCTCCGCCCCCTGA
- a CDS encoding DAK2 domain-containing protein, translating to MEPVTHGITLDGVARFVDIATDALSAAREEIDALNVYPVPDGDTGTNMFLTVSAARDALREARADDPDLDLAAGMSLLARAALMGARGNSGVILSQMLRAYVGHLAAAGLDDRRAQTVAEALAAATDASYAAVGTPVEGTILTVSRAASDAALAAAARPGARARDVFTTAAAAARTALARTPEQLPVLAQAGVVDAGGRGLTVVLDAVETTATGRRPAPYTAPIGTHAIPQPLHAAPGEDLTADGPAYEVMYLLDTTASPDPAAEAAAVDALRAALGPLGDSLVVVGGDGLWNVHVHVDDVGAAVEAGIAAGRPHRIRVTHFAEQVAASRQRVPTRDGRRVVAVAAGPGLADLFASAGATVVPGGPGQRPSTGQLLEAIVDCGAREVVVLPNDADTVRAAEIAARTAEAEHDVVVEVIPTQAQVQGLAAISVHEPGRAFDADVREMTATARHARHGAVTVAARRAITMAGPCEPGDALGVIAGDFAVVGSDLHDVACDVLERLLAGGGELVTVVAGEGGTDLAARLAAHVEERHPHVDVAVHEGGQPRYPLLVSVE from the coding sequence ATGGAGCCAGTCACCCACGGCATCACCCTGGACGGCGTCGCCCGGTTCGTCGACATCGCCACCGACGCGCTGTCGGCGGCGCGCGAGGAGATCGACGCGCTCAACGTCTACCCGGTGCCCGACGGCGACACCGGCACCAACATGTTCCTCACCGTCTCCGCGGCCCGCGACGCGCTGCGCGAGGCCCGCGCCGACGACCCCGACCTCGACCTCGCCGCGGGCATGTCGCTGCTCGCCCGGGCGGCGCTGATGGGGGCGCGCGGCAACTCGGGCGTGATCCTGAGCCAGATGCTCCGGGCCTACGTCGGCCACCTCGCCGCCGCGGGGCTCGACGACCGCCGCGCGCAGACGGTCGCGGAGGCGCTCGCCGCCGCGACCGACGCGAGCTACGCCGCCGTCGGCACCCCGGTCGAGGGCACCATCCTCACCGTCTCGCGCGCCGCGTCGGACGCCGCGCTCGCCGCCGCCGCCCGGCCCGGCGCGCGGGCCCGCGACGTCTTCACCACCGCTGCCGCGGCAGCGCGCACCGCCCTCGCCCGGACGCCCGAGCAGCTCCCCGTCCTCGCGCAGGCCGGGGTGGTCGACGCGGGGGGCCGCGGCCTGACCGTCGTGCTGGACGCGGTCGAGACCACGGCCACGGGGCGCCGGCCCGCGCCGTACACCGCCCCGATCGGCACCCACGCGATCCCGCAGCCACTGCACGCCGCGCCCGGCGAGGACCTCACGGCCGACGGTCCCGCCTACGAGGTGATGTACCTCCTCGACACGACGGCGTCGCCGGACCCCGCCGCCGAGGCGGCCGCCGTCGACGCGCTGCGTGCCGCGCTCGGCCCGCTCGGCGACAGCCTCGTCGTCGTCGGCGGCGACGGGCTGTGGAACGTCCACGTGCACGTCGACGACGTCGGTGCGGCCGTCGAGGCGGGCATCGCCGCCGGTCGACCGCACCGCATCCGGGTCACCCACTTCGCCGAGCAGGTCGCGGCCTCCCGTCAGCGGGTCCCGACCCGCGACGGCCGGCGCGTGGTCGCGGTCGCCGCCGGCCCGGGCCTCGCCGACCTGTTCGCGTCCGCGGGGGCGACCGTGGTGCCGGGCGGCCCCGGCCAGCGCCCCTCCACCGGCCAGCTGCTCGAGGCGATCGTCGACTGCGGCGCCCGCGAGGTCGTGGTGCTGCCCAACGACGCCGACACCGTGCGGGCCGCCGAGATCGCGGCGCGCACCGCGGAGGCCGAGCACGACGTCGTCGTCGAGGTGATCCCGACCCAGGCGCAGGTGCAGGGCCTGGCCGCGATCTCCGTGCACGAGCCGGGCCGCGCCTTCGACGCCGACGTGCGCGAGATGACCGCGACCGCCCGCCACGCCCGCCACGGCGCGGTGACCGTCGCGGCGCGACGGGCGATCACGATGGCCGGCCCGTGCGAGCCGGGCGACGCGCTCGGCGTGATCGCCGGTGACTTCGCGGTCGTCGGCTCCGACCTCCACGACGTCGCCTGCGACGTCCTCGAGCGGCTCCTCGCCGGCGGCGGCGAGCTGGTCACCGTCGTCGCGGGGGAGGGCGGGACGGACCTCGCCGCGCGTCTCGCCGCCCACGTCGAGGAGCGGCACCCGCACGTCGACGTCGCGGTCCACGAGGGAGGCCAGCCCCGCTACCCGCTGCTGGTCAGCGTGGAGTGA
- a CDS encoding D-alanine--D-alanine ligase family protein: MNDTSPAGPASTPRKPRVAVVFGGRSSEHGISCVTAGSVLAAIDRDAYDVVPVGIATDGRWVLEADEPTRLAIRGAELPTVDPDRSPVALMSASTGTDLVVAEPTAVPSVIGEVDVVFPLLHGPWGEDGTLQGMLEMAGVRYVGSGVLASAVGMDKAYMKVVLQAAGLPVTPGVTVTRAQWEQDPVGVRARVEDLGFPSFAKPARAGSSMGISKVHDASEVEEALEEAFRHDPKVLVEQSMEGAREVECGVLGTFEGPPETSRPGEVRTGGDHEFYDFEAKYLADQHTEIDIPADLPAATEQELRAMAVRAFEALSCEGLARVDFFVMPDGSLVINELNTMPGFTPTSMYPQMWAAYGLAYPELVDRLVQLALRRDTGLR; encoded by the coding sequence ATGAACGACACCTCCCCTGCCGGTCCTGCCAGCACCCCGCGCAAGCCCCGCGTCGCCGTCGTGTTCGGCGGGCGCTCCTCCGAGCACGGCATCTCGTGCGTGACGGCGGGCAGCGTGCTGGCCGCCATCGACCGCGACGCCTACGACGTCGTGCCGGTCGGCATCGCCACCGACGGGCGGTGGGTCCTCGAGGCCGACGAGCCCACCCGGCTCGCGATCCGCGGCGCCGAGCTGCCGACGGTCGACCCGGACCGCTCGCCCGTCGCGCTGATGTCGGCGAGCACCGGCACCGACCTCGTGGTCGCCGAGCCGACCGCGGTGCCGTCGGTGATCGGCGAGGTCGACGTGGTCTTCCCGCTGCTGCACGGCCCGTGGGGCGAGGACGGCACCCTGCAGGGGATGCTGGAGATGGCGGGCGTGCGCTACGTCGGCTCCGGCGTCCTCGCGTCGGCCGTCGGCATGGACAAGGCCTACATGAAGGTCGTCCTGCAGGCCGCCGGCCTGCCCGTCACCCCCGGCGTCACCGTCACCCGCGCGCAGTGGGAGCAGGACCCGGTCGGGGTGCGGGCGCGCGTCGAGGATCTTGGGTTCCCGTCGTTCGCCAAGCCGGCGCGCGCCGGGTCGAGCATGGGCATCAGCAAGGTGCACGACGCCTCGGAGGTCGAGGAGGCGCTCGAGGAGGCCTTCCGCCACGACCCGAAGGTGCTCGTCGAGCAGTCGATGGAGGGCGCCCGCGAGGTCGAGTGCGGCGTGCTCGGCACCTTCGAGGGACCGCCGGAGACGTCGCGGCCCGGCGAGGTCCGCACCGGCGGCGACCACGAGTTCTACGACTTCGAGGCCAAGTACCTCGCCGACCAGCACACCGAGATCGACATCCCGGCCGACCTGCCCGCGGCGACCGAGCAGGAGCTGCGCGCGATGGCCGTACGCGCCTTCGAGGCGCTGTCGTGCGAGGGCCTGGCCCGCGTCGACTTCTTCGTGATGCCCGACGGGTCGCTGGTGATCAACGAGCTCAACACGATGCCGGGCTTCACGCCGACGTCGATGTACCCGCAGATGTGGGCTGCCTACGGCCTCGCCTACCCCGAGCTCGTCGACCGGCTCGTGCAGCTCGCGCTGCGCCGTGACACCGGCCTGCGCTGA
- the coaD gene encoding pantetheine-phosphate adenylyltransferase translates to MRRAVCPGSFDPVTTGHLDIIGRAARLFDEVVVAIGVNMSKNRLFTPDERIAMLEEATADLPNVRVAGFDGLIVDFCRRIDAVAIVKGLRGAGDYEYELPMAQMNSHLTSVETVFLPGAVGNAFVSSSLIKEVAALGGDVHGLVPDAVREQLVRRLAERGD, encoded by the coding sequence GTGCGTCGCGCTGTCTGTCCCGGCTCCTTCGACCCGGTCACCACCGGCCACCTCGACATCATCGGCCGGGCCGCGCGCCTGTTCGACGAGGTCGTCGTCGCGATCGGCGTCAACATGAGCAAGAACCGGCTGTTCACGCCCGACGAGCGGATCGCGATGCTCGAGGAGGCGACCGCCGACCTGCCGAACGTCCGGGTCGCGGGCTTCGACGGCCTGATCGTCGACTTCTGCCGTCGCATCGACGCCGTCGCGATCGTCAAGGGCCTGCGCGGCGCCGGCGACTACGAGTACGAGCTGCCGATGGCGCAGATGAACTCCCACCTGACGTCGGTGGAGACGGTGTTCCTGCCCGGCGCGGTCGGCAACGCGTTCGTGTCGTCGAGCCTGATCAAGGAGGTCGCGGCCCTCGGCGGCGACGTCCACGGGCTGGTGCCGGACGCGGTGCGCGAGCAGCTGGTGCGTCGCCTCGCCGAGCGGGGCGACTGA
- a CDS encoding Lrp/AsnC family transcriptional regulator: MVVQAYILIQTDVGKAAEVAREIAQVNGVTLAEDVTGPYDVIVRAEAKNVDELGKLVVSKVQNLEGITRTLTCPVVHI, encoded by the coding sequence ATGGTCGTCCAGGCCTACATCCTGATCCAGACCGACGTCGGCAAGGCTGCCGAAGTTGCCCGCGAGATCGCCCAGGTCAACGGCGTCACCCTCGCCGAGGACGTCACCGGTCCCTACGACGTGATCGTGCGCGCCGAGGCGAAGAACGTCGACGAGCTCGGCAAGCTCGTGGTGTCGAAGGTCCAGAACCTCGAGGGCATCACCCGCACGCTGACCTGCCCGGTCGTCCACATCTGA